The sequence below is a genomic window from Rhodospirillales bacterium.
ACACGATCGAGCGCCTGGACCGCATCCTCGCGCAGTTCGAGGACTTCTGCACCGTGTCGCAAAGCGTGCGCCGGGGAATCCCCCTCGCCGTCGCGGTGGAGGACGGACGAGGCGCGCGGCTGAAATAGGGATCGACGGGCGTGGCCCTAAAGCCGCTCCTTCAACTTCGCTAGGCATTCCTCGTGCCCGGCCCGGAAGTCGCCCTCGATCCACCAACGCTCCACGTCGGCCAGGGCTTCGCCGACCCGCTCGCCCGCCGGAATCCCGAGCGCGATCGCGTCACGGCCCTTCAACGGAAATTCGCGCGGCGTCCAGGCAACGGCGTCCTTGACCAGCGTCGTCCACGCGTCGTTGCGTCCCTTGGGCGGATGTGGCGTGTCGGCGAGTTCTTCGGCCCACGCCAGCAGCGCGCGATCGCGCGCGGCCGCGCCGCCGAGCCGGTGAAACGCCTGTCGCCGCGCGCGCGCGTCCATGGTCGGCGCGAGGGCGGCTTCGGGCGCGGCCAGCGCCGCCAACCGGTCGCGCTCGGCATTCGACAGGCGCAGCCGTTCGGCGATCGTCCGCGTGCCTTCACCGTCGACGCGCACCAGGGCGGCGAGCCGACGCAGCGCGTCGGGTTCGAGCCCCTCGATCTTGACCGCGGTGGTTTCGAGCCACGCCAACACGCGCAACCGGCTGACGTCGCCCGCTTCCGGCAGCACGCGCTCGAGCACCCCTTCGCCCCGCATCAGCGAAATCGTCGAGGCCGGATCGGGCGCGAGCAGGATGCGGAACAGTTCCGAGCGCACCCGCTCGCCCGAAAGCTGATCCACCAGCGGGGCCAGCGCGCGGCAGGCGTCGAGGGCTTCGGGATCCGGTGGCGGGCGGCCGAAGGTCGCTTGAAAACGGAAGAAGCGGAGCAGGCGCAGCGCGTCCTCGCGGATGCGTTCGGTCGCGCGGCCGACGAACCGGATACGTCCGGCAGCGAGATCGGCCATGCCGTCGAACGGGTCGTACACGTCGCCCGCGGGCGAGCACGAAAGCGCGTTGATGGTGAAGTCTCGCCGCGCCGCGTCCGCCACCCAGTCGTCGGTGAAGGCGACCTTGGCGCGCCGACCGTCGGTTTCGACGTCGATTCTAAGCGTCGTGATTTCGAAGTGGCGCGAACCGGTCACGGCGGTCACGGTGCCGTGGGCGATGCCGGTCGGGACGGCGCGAATGCCGGCGGCTTCCAGCAGGGCGATCACCTTCTCGGGTGGATCGTGGGTGGCGATGTCGATGTCCGTCACCGGACGGTGGGCGAGGGCGTCGCGCACGCACCCGCCGACGAAGCGCACCTCGGCTTGATCGCGCGTCAGCGCCGCGATCACGGCGCGGGTTTCGGGCAAATCCATCCACGGCTGGGGCGCGAGCTTGCCGACGGGTGCCAACGGTTCGGTTCGGTTCGGCATCGGCCGACTATAGCCGAGGCCGACGGCGAGAGGGTTACCGCTTCGCCGGCGCGCGGGCGAATCGTCATGCGAATGCATGCCTATCGGCGTGACGCGCGCTCATAAAAGCGCGCCCCTACCGGGGCGGGGCGCGCTCGAAATGGCCGGGGATGACCTTGCCGTCGGGACCGAGCGCGGGCGGGCGGTAAACCCCGCCCGGCTTCTCGCCGCCGGTAAGCGCGGTCAGGACCAGCGCGCCGACGAACAGCACCAGCCCCGCCGCCGCGAGCCAGTACCACGGACCTTGGCGCCAGTCGGGCGCGGCGGTGCCCTCTTTCGCCGCGCGCCGGGCGGCGAACCAGACCCAGCCAAAATAGACGAGGAACGGCGCGATCAGCGGCAGGATGTACTCGAACAGGATGCGGATCATGGCGCGGCCGGGTCGCGCGGGCGAATCCCCGCGCGCGATCTTTGATCCGCCCCTTCCGGGGCGGGGCGGCGCAGGAATTCGTAGAGGTTCATCAGCATCCCCGCCGTCGCGCCCCAGATGTAGCGCTCTTGCCAGCGCATGGCGTAGAAGCGGCGCACCGTGCCTTCGACGGTGCGGCTGTCGAGCAGATGGTTGGCGGGGTCGAGCAGGAAACCGAGCGGCACCTCGAACACGTCGGCGACTTCCTCGGCGTCGGGGGCGACCGCGAAGGGCGGCGTCACCACGCCCACCACCGGGGTCACGTCGAAGCCGGTGCGGGTGACATACCGGTCGAGCCGCCCGATCACGCGAATGTGACGGCGGGCGAGGCCGACTTCCTCCTCGGTTTCGCGCAACGCCGCGTCCTCGGGTCGGTCGTCGCCGGGTTCCATGTGGCCGCCGGGAAAGCTGATTTGTCCGGCGTGGTGGACAAGATGCGCGGTCCTAAGGGTGAACAGCACCGTCGGCTCCGGCTCGCGCGCGACGATCGGCACCAGCACGGCCGCCGGGCGCAGATTCGCTTTCACGGCCATGCCCGGATTGAGGCTGTGATCGCCCTTCAGCGCCATCGCCGGCGAATGCGCGTTCGGCGCGCCGCCGCCCAAGGTGGAAAAGCGGCGCAGCAACGAGTCCAGGGTCGTCAAATTATTGCGAGAGCTCGTCATCGCGGCCCTGTTCAAAATGATCCTGATTCTCGCGGAAATCGGACGGTTCCAGGGGGAAAAACATGCCCGCGCTCCAAGTTCCCATCGTCGCCCCTTTCGCGCCCGGCCCTTTAACGGCGAGGTCGGCCAATCCATAATACACCGGCCGCGCGAGCAAGGCGTCCAATCCCGGCCGAACGACGACATAAGGTTTGAGCCCGCCGTCTCGGGAAGCGCGCGCGATGCGCAAGGGATGATCGGGGCCTATGACGACCCATTCGTCCACGTTGGTCCTGAGCCTCAGGATTTGCTCCGTTCCGCCGCCCTCCTGCGCCAGTTCCACTCCCAGGAACGGCGCGTCGTCGACCCGGATGCGCGCTTTTTCCACAGGGGTCTTCAGCCAGAACGAGCCGTCGGCGTCGCGCGTCAGCACGGAGGCGAACAGTTTCACCAGTTCTTTGCGGCCGATGGGGCTGCCGTGGTAATACCATGTTCCGTCCGCGGCGATCCTGAGGTCGATGTCACCGCAGACCGCCGGCGACGGCGCGCCCCGATCAGTCAAGGGAAAGGCGTTCGTGCCCATGAATCCCATCTCCACCGTCCCATTAGATAAGGCGAAGGCCGCTTCGGGCAATTCCCTCGACGTGGCGGCCGAGGTCGAACGCGCCGGCCAAATGATCCGCGACGCGCGCGCCGCCGTCGGCCGGGTGATTTTCGGCCAGGATCGGGTGGTCGAACAGGTGCTGGTCACGCTGCTCGCCGGCGGGCACGCGCTCCTGATCGGCGTGCCGGGCCTCGGCAAGACCAAGCTGGTGGAAACCCTCGGGCTGATCCTCGGGCTCGACGCCAAGCGGGTCCAGTTCACCCCCGACCTGATGCCGGCCGATATCCTCGGCTCCGAGGTTTTGGAAGAATCCGAATCCGGCCGGCGCTCGTTCCGGTTCATTCCCGGTCCGGTGTTCGGCCAGCTGCTGATGGCCGACGAAATCAACCGCGCGAGCCCGCGCACCCAGTCGGCGCTGCTGCAGGCGATGCAGGAAGGCCGCGTATCGGTCGCCGGCCATTACCACGCGCTGCCGGTGCCGTTTCACGTGCTCGCCACCCAGAACCCGCTCGAACAGGAAGGCACCTATCCGCTGCCCGAGGCGCAACTCGACCGCTTCCTGCTTCAGGTCGACGTCGAATATCCCGACCGCGCCGCCGAACGCGACATCATGCTGGAAACGACCGGCGCCGAGAGCCGTCGCCCCGAACGCGCCATGTCCGCGGACGACCTGATCGCCGCGCAAAAGCTGGTGCGCCGGATTCCGGTGGGCGAAAGCGTGACCGAGGCGATCCTGACCCTGGTGCGCGCCGGGCGGCCCGATTCCTCCGACATTGCCGAAGTGCGCGAGTTCGTCGCCTGGGGCCCGGGCCCGCGCGCGAGCCAAGCCTTGATGTTGGGCGTGCGGGCGCGCGCCTTGATGGACGGGCGCTTCGCGCCGTCGGTCGACGACGTGCTCGCGCTCGCGCCGCCGATCCTGCGCCACCGGATGGCGCTGTCGTTCGCCGCCCGCGCCGAAGGCGTGACGATCGAGAAGATCATCGGGCGGCTGCTGCAGACCGTCGCCTGAGCAGTCCCATGAAGGCGACCGGCGCCGAACTTCATCATCGGGCCGAAACCCTGGCGGCGCCGCTGCCGCCCTTGATGGTCGCGGCCAAGCGCGTCGCCTCGACGGTTGCGCAAGGGGTGCACGGCCGCCGCCGGGTCGGCCAGGGCGAAACCTTCTGGCAGTTCCGCCGCTACCAGCAGGACGATTCGATCACGCGCATCGATTGGCGGCGGTCGGCGAAGTCGAGCCATCTCTACGTGCGCGAAACCGAGTGGGAGGCGGCGCAAAGCGTGTGGTTGTGGCGCGACGCTTCGGCGTCGATGGATTACGCGTCCATGCCCGCGTTCGGGTCCAAGCGGTTGCGCGCCGAATTGCTGCTGCTCGCGCTCGGCGTACTCCTGGTGCGCGGCGGCGAGCGGATCGCGGTGCTCGGCTCGAACCTGCGCCCATCCTCGGGCCGGATCGTGCTGACGCGCATCGCCCACATGCTGGAGGAGGGCGAGCCCGCGACGCCGAGCCTGCCCGTGCCGGAGGCGCTGCCGCGCCACGCCCGCGTCGTGTTGATCGGCGATTTCCTGTCGCCGCTGGCGGAGATCAAGGCCACGCTCGCCGCGTTCGACGCGCTCGGCGTGCGCGGTCACATGGTTCAGGTGCTCGATCCGGCCGAGGAAACGCTGCCGTTCGCCGGGCGGGTGCGTTTCGTCGGGCCGGAAGCGGAAGGGGTCGCGCTGATCGGCCGGGCCGAAACCGCGGCCGGCGACTATGCGCGCGCGATGGCGGCGCATCAGGCGGAAATCGGACGGTACACCCGCTCTGCGGGGTGGAGCTTCGTCCGCCACCGCACCGATCGCCCGCCGGAAACCGCCGTGCTCGCCCTTTATCTCGGGCTCGCCGAGCCCGCATTGGAATAACGAGCGTCGGCCCGGACATGTTCGCATTGGGCCCGCTCAGCTTTGCCGCGCCGTGGGCGCTGCTCGGCGCGCTCGCGCTACCGGCGCTCTGGTTCCTGCTCCGCCTGATTCCGCCGAGCCCGCGCGAGGTAGTGTTTCCGCCGGTCCGCATCCTGATGGCGCTCGCGCGGCGCGACGAAACCTCGGCCACCACGCCGCCGTGGCTGATCGCGCTCCGGTTTGCGCTCGCCGCCGCCGTCATTCTCGGGCTCGCGCACCCGATCCTCAATGCCGAGCCGGGGTTGAAGGGCACCGGGCCCTTGGCGCTGGTGATCGACGACGGCTGGGGCGCGGCCAAGGGCTGGAACGAACGTATCGCCGCCGCGCAACGGCTCGTCGACCGCGCCGGGCGCGAGGGGCGCGCGGTGATCGTGCTCGGTACCGCGGCGAAGCCCGAGCCGCCGGCGGTGACCCCGCTCGCCGCCGCCGCGGCGCGCAAGTTGGTCGAATCCCTGCGACCGAAACCGTGGCTCGCCGAGCGGCGCGCGGTCGGCGACGCGCTCGCCCAATGGGGCGAGGCCAACCGCTCGCCGCCGTTTCCGCTGGCGTGGCTGAGCGACGGGCTCGAAGCGGCCGAAGGCGAGGCGCGCGCCTTCGCCGAGCAGCTCGGCCGCTCCGGCCCGGTCCTGTTCGCCGAACCGCCGGGCGAGCGGCTGCCGCTGCTGCTGCGCCCGCCGAGGAGCGAAGGCGATGCCCTCGTCCTTTCCGCCGAACGGCCGAGCGCCGGCGCGCGCCGCGAAATTTCCGTGATCGCCCACGGCGACGACGGCCGTCCACTCGCGCGCGAACGGCTCGCGCTCCCCCAGGGCCGCACCAACGGCGAGGCGCGCATGGCGTTGCCCTCGGAATTGCGCAACCGGCTTGCCCGCCTCGAGATCGAAAACGAAACCGGGGCGGGCGCGGTCGCGCTCGCGGACGAACGCTGGCGCCGCCGCCCGGTCGGCCTCGCGTCCGTCGGCACCGGGCGGGAGGATCAGCCGTTGCTCGGCGATCTCTATTACCTGGAGCGGGCGCTGGAGCCGTGGGCGGAGGCCAGGCGCGGCGCTCTCGCCGACCTGCTCGCGCGGCCGCTCGCCGTGCTGGTGCTTGCCGACCCGGCGCCGTTGCCCGCGGCCGAGGCGGGCGCGGTGGTGCGCTGGATCGAAGCGGGCGGCGTCGCCGTGCGCTTCGCGGGGCCCAGGCTCGCGGTCGCGACGCAGGCGGTTGGCGCCGAATCGGCCGATCCGCTGTTGCCGGTGCGGTTGCGCGCGGGTGATCGAGTTGTCGGCGGCGCTTTGACCTGGGAACGCCCGGTGGAATTGGCGCCGTTCGACGACAAGAGCCCGTTCTTCGGGTTGGCGGTGTCGGCCGACGTGCGCGTGCGCCGCCAAGTGCTGGCCGAGCCCGCGCTCGACCTCGCCGAACGGACCTGGGCGCGTCTCGCCGACGGTACGCCCCTGGTCACCGCCGCGCGCAAGGGCAAGGGGTGGCTGGTGCTGGTCCACGTCACCGCCAACGCGCAGTGGTCGGATTTACCGCTGTCGGGCCTGTTCGTCGGCATGCTGCAACGGGTGGTGGCGCTGAGCCAGGGCGTGGCGTCGCACTTGCCCGGCCCGCCGCTCGCGCCCGAAGCGACCCTCGACGGCTTCGGCCGTCTCGGCGCGCCGCCGGCGGACGCCCAGGCGATCCCGTCCGAAGCCTTCGCCAGGACGCGCGTCGGCCCGCGCCATCCGCCCGGATTCTACGGCGAGCGGGGCGGGGTGCGCGCGCTCAACCTCGCCGATTCGGTTCCGGCGCTGAAGACGTTTCCGCGCCCGGCCAACGTCGAGGCGATGGCCTACGGCGCGAGCGTCGAAACCGACCTGCGTCCCTGGCTGCTCGGGCTCGCGTTCCT
It includes:
- a CDS encoding MoxR family ATPase produces the protein MNPISTVPLDKAKAASGNSLDVAAEVERAGQMIRDARAAVGRVIFGQDRVVEQVLVTLLAGGHALLIGVPGLGKTKLVETLGLILGLDAKRVQFTPDLMPADILGSEVLEESESGRRSFRFIPGPVFGQLLMADEINRASPRTQSALLQAMQEGRVSVAGHYHALPVPFHVLATQNPLEQEGTYPLPEAQLDRFLLQVDVEYPDRAAERDIMLETTGAESRRPERAMSADDLIAAQKLVRRIPVGESVTEAILTLVRAGRPDSSDIAEVREFVAWGPGPRASQALMLGVRARALMDGRFAPSVDDVLALAPPILRHRMALSFAARAEGVTIEKIIGRLLQTVA
- a CDS encoding CoA pyrophosphatase, giving the protein MTSSRNNLTTLDSLLRRFSTLGGGAPNAHSPAMALKGDHSLNPGMAVKANLRPAAVLVPIVAREPEPTVLFTLRTAHLVHHAGQISFPGGHMEPGDDRPEDAALRETEEEVGLARRHIRVIGRLDRYVTRTGFDVTPVVGVVTPPFAVAPDAEEVADVFEVPLGFLLDPANHLLDSRTVEGTVRRFYAMRWQERYIWGATAGMLMNLYEFLRRPAPEGADQRSRAGIRPRDPAAP
- a CDS encoding CCA tRNA nucleotidyltransferase, producing MPNRTEPLAPVGKLAPQPWMDLPETRAVIAALTRDQAEVRFVGGCVRDALAHRPVTDIDIATHDPPEKVIALLEAAGIRAVPTGIAHGTVTAVTGSRHFEITTLRIDVETDGRRAKVAFTDDWVADAARRDFTINALSCSPAGDVYDPFDGMADLAAGRIRFVGRATERIREDALRLLRFFRFQATFGRPPPDPEALDACRALAPLVDQLSGERVRSELFRILLAPDPASTISLMRGEGVLERVLPEAGDVSRLRVLAWLETTAVKIEGLEPDALRRLAALVRVDGEGTRTIAERLRLSNAERDRLAALAAPEAALAPTMDARARRQAFHRLGGAAARDRALLAWAEELADTPHPPKGRNDAWTTLVKDAVAWTPREFPLKGRDAIALGIPAGERVGEALADVERWWIEGDFRAGHEECLAKLKERL
- a CDS encoding DUF1285 domain-containing protein, with product MGFMGTNAFPLTDRGAPSPAVCGDIDLRIAADGTWYYHGSPIGRKELVKLFASVLTRDADGSFWLKTPVEKARIRVDDAPFLGVELAQEGGGTEQILRLRTNVDEWVVIGPDHPLRIARASRDGGLKPYVVVRPGLDALLARPVYYGLADLAVKGPGAKGATMGTWSAGMFFPLEPSDFRENQDHFEQGRDDELSQ
- a CDS encoding DUF58 domain-containing protein; its protein translation is MKATGAELHHRAETLAAPLPPLMVAAKRVASTVAQGVHGRRRVGQGETFWQFRRYQQDDSITRIDWRRSAKSSHLYVRETEWEAAQSVWLWRDASASMDYASMPAFGSKRLRAELLLLALGVLLVRGGERIAVLGSNLRPSSGRIVLTRIAHMLEEGEPATPSLPVPEALPRHARVVLIGDFLSPLAEIKATLAAFDALGVRGHMVQVLDPAEETLPFAGRVRFVGPEAEGVALIGRAETAAGDYARAMAAHQAEIGRYTRSAGWSFVRHRTDRPPETAVLALYLGLAEPALE
- a CDS encoding DUF4159 domain-containing protein, whose amino-acid sequence is MFALGPLSFAAPWALLGALALPALWFLLRLIPPSPREVVFPPVRILMALARRDETSATTPPWLIALRFALAAAVILGLAHPILNAEPGLKGTGPLALVIDDGWGAAKGWNERIAAAQRLVDRAGREGRAVIVLGTAAKPEPPAVTPLAAAAARKLVESLRPKPWLAERRAVGDALAQWGEANRSPPFPLAWLSDGLEAAEGEARAFAEQLGRSGPVLFAEPPGERLPLLLRPPRSEGDALVLSAERPSAGARREISVIAHGDDGRPLARERLALPQGRTNGEARMALPSELRNRLARLEIENETGAGAVALADERWRRRPVGLASVGTGREDQPLLGDLYYLERALEPWAEARRGALADLLARPLAVLVLADPAPLPAAEAGAVVRWIEAGGVAVRFAGPRLAVATQAVGAESADPLLPVRLRAGDRVVGGALTWERPVELAPFDDKSPFFGLAVSADVRVRRQVLAEPALDLAERTWARLADGTPLVTAARKGKGWLVLVHVTANAQWSDLPLSGLFVGMLQRVVALSQGVASHLPGPPLAPEATLDGFGRLGAPPADAQAIPSEAFARTRVGPRHPPGFYGERGGVRALNLADSVPALKTFPRPANVEAMAYGASVETDLRPWLLGLAFLLLLADLAASLALRGHLALPRRAAFALLATALAAFPAAAQPQRPDAEASAIAASADPTIAYVLTGNREIDETSRAGLEGLGVILRRRTAAEMGPPVGIDPARDELSFYPLIYWPLGGGQRPLDAGAAERLNEYMRRGGTILFDSRGGEGESLLGMRALARQLDLPALEPVGPDHVLTRTFYLLREFPGRHVGGRLWVERAGERVNDGVSSVIAGSGDWAAAWAVDDRHRPLYPVVPGGERQREYAYRFGVNVVMYVLTGNYKSDQVHVPAIMQRLRR